One genomic region from Vibrio sp. STUT-A11 encodes:
- a CDS encoding NifB/NifX family molybdenum-iron cluster-binding protein, whose translation MMDTTISDQAAFRVALASKSLPNIDLRSLLGLLIQHLGEPLTETKLVGLSPKAFRLMVSSLGSGPTRKDVSSALDVLCNPEVSDVSAPQVSVQAPIAGPKLKVALTSNQGEVVNGHYGSCLRVLIYEVSAKEHQLVEVRDMPTEKKGEQRAIAMLDRIRDCHMLFTLSIGGPAAARVTRANIHPIKKMTPMSAEEVLSDLSNVIATNPPPWIKRILGIDTPERILEEEL comes from the coding sequence ATGATGGACACTACTATTTCTGACCAAGCAGCTTTTCGAGTTGCTTTAGCGTCTAAATCGCTACCGAATATCGACTTACGCTCTTTGTTAGGGCTATTGATCCAACATCTGGGTGAGCCGCTTACTGAAACTAAGTTAGTGGGTTTATCACCGAAAGCGTTTCGTTTAATGGTGAGCTCTCTTGGTTCTGGACCGACACGCAAAGATGTGTCGAGTGCTCTGGATGTGTTGTGCAATCCGGAAGTGAGCGATGTTTCAGCACCACAAGTTTCGGTACAAGCGCCGATTGCAGGACCAAAACTCAAAGTCGCTTTGACCTCGAATCAGGGCGAGGTGGTGAACGGCCATTATGGTTCTTGTTTACGTGTGTTGATTTATGAAGTCAGTGCCAAGGAGCATCAGTTGGTTGAAGTTCGTGACATGCCGACTGAGAAAAAAGGCGAACAACGTGCTATCGCGATGTTAGACAGAATTCGTGATTGCCACATGTTGTTCACCCTGTCTATTGGTGGCCCCGCTGCTGCGCGTGTCACTCGCGCCAATATTCATCCGATTAAAAAAATGACACCGATGTCAGCGGAAGAAGTTCTGAGTGATTTATCTAACGTAATTGCGACCAACCCACCGCCATGGATTAAACGTATTCTAGGCATTGACACTCCCGAGAGAATATTGGAGGAAGAGCTATGA